Proteins encoded together in one Rhipicephalus sanguineus isolate Rsan-2018 chromosome 9, BIME_Rsan_1.4, whole genome shotgun sequence window:
- the LOC119404540 gene encoding UDP-N-acetylglucosamine transferase subunit ALG14 homolog — METFAYATYLQHLIATLAIVLLFRVIWVFVRIRHAAEACKIPRRKPAKLMIVLGSGGHTFEMLKLVENISTTSYSPRVYVTATTDPMSADKAKQLEMWRVASSSQVLLLRFLSSKKDATDGPEAEEPSDYVVERIPRSRELHQSWLTTVPTTLYALLASAPILLRHSPDVIICNGPGTCVPIVLMSFVLAVLGTKRTTVVFVESFCRVETLSLSGRILYHLVDHFVVQWPQLTTKYPRATYHGLLV; from the exons ATGGAAACCTTCGCCTACGCGACCTACCTCCAACACCTGATCGCCACTTTGGCGATCGTTCTTCTCTTTCGAGTCATCTGGGTTTTCGTCAGGATCAGACATGCTGCCGAAGCGTGCAAGATTCCCCGGAGAAAACCTGCCAAGCTTATGATTGTGCTGGGATCGG GCGGCCACACGTTCGAGATGCTTAAGCTGGTGGAGAATATATCGACAACGTCGTACAGCCCACGTGTCTACGTGACGGCAACAACGGATCCAATGAGCGCCGATAAGGCCAAACAATTAGAGATGTGGAGAGTCGCATCGTCGTCACAGGTCCTTCTCCTGAGATTCCTCTCCTCTAAAaaggacgccaccgacggtcctGAG GCGGAAGAACCTTCCGACTATGTTGTCGAGCGCATTCCAAGGAGTCGCGAGTTGCACCAGTCCTGGCTGACAACGGTGCCAACGACGCTTTACGCACTTCTGGCATCAGCACCCATCCTTCTGCGCCATTCACCAGATGTC ATTATCTGCAATGGCCCAGGAACATGTGTGCCAATTGTTCTGATGTCGTTTGTGCTGGCT GTGCTGGGTACAAAGAGGACAACGGTGGTGTTTGTGGAGAGCTTCTGTCGAGTcgagacactgtcattatcagGCCGCATCTTGTACCACCTTGTCGACCACTTTGTGGTCCAGTGGCCCCAGCTCACAACCAAGTACCCTCGGGCTACGTACCATGGCCTGCTCGTCTAA